One Bdellovibrio bacteriovorus DNA window includes the following coding sequences:
- a CDS encoding NAD-dependent epimerase/dehydratase family protein, with protein MIQNFHPYPESLLNKARALKDEHVMITGAHGFIGAQLLNLLSVAHVPCVGLSSGKTTSNVRVNSFGRKNLVVCDLDQPASVARSFHGVTMIVHTATYGAYSWQVESGEIFKQVQQLETLLSEARKNGIKAFIHTGTSSEYGQNCNYAKEDQTPHANSLYSLAKIQCHNLISYYGKTLNVPAMTLRLFSIYGPGEHPRKLIPHICSSILENHPLTLSDPETSRDFVHIYDALEMILDGLLGIQPQDYGEAYNVCTGEQTSLKNVADILAKEFDFKNLRWSSGVAKSWDLKTWVGSTEKTFKRFGWQAKISFAAGLKQTLEYYQEHRFLLNNEFFLPRKKISVIAPCYMDLQSIPILFERLRVVFENLKYDFEFIVIDDVSPDGAYESLKEHALKDARWVLAKHTRNFGSQSIFMHGLDIATGDAVVLMDGDLQDPPELIPQFIEKWEQGFDLCLGKRVSREEGFWFSFKCKAFYRLWNIVSRIDIPLDCGDFGLISRAAAKQIVSFRTKIKLWRTLRAFPAYKTALVPYRRPNRAFGFSTNSNRKLIMWSLKFLFSTPNFIAFFYLLGGLAGFLFFEDSLFFVIPYIFLGLALLVALVNLLYLKNFQYPEYTTEELIQKQILVRFPAGEHDLGQR; from the coding sequence ATGATACAGAATTTTCACCCCTATCCCGAATCATTGCTCAATAAAGCACGCGCTTTGAAAGACGAGCACGTCATGATTACGGGAGCCCATGGCTTCATCGGCGCGCAATTATTAAACCTGCTTTCCGTTGCCCACGTCCCTTGCGTGGGCTTAAGTTCGGGTAAAACCACCTCCAACGTCCGGGTGAATTCTTTTGGTCGCAAAAATTTAGTGGTGTGTGATTTGGATCAACCTGCCAGCGTCGCTAGGTCTTTTCATGGCGTGACCATGATTGTGCACACGGCGACTTATGGCGCTTATTCTTGGCAAGTTGAGTCGGGCGAAATCTTTAAACAAGTGCAGCAGCTTGAAACTTTATTAAGCGAAGCCCGAAAAAATGGGATCAAGGCCTTCATTCACACGGGCACGTCCAGTGAATACGGGCAGAACTGCAATTATGCTAAAGAAGACCAAACCCCGCATGCCAACAGTCTTTATTCTTTGGCCAAAATCCAGTGTCACAATCTGATTTCTTATTACGGAAAAACTCTCAATGTGCCGGCCATGACTTTGCGCTTGTTTTCTATTTATGGCCCCGGGGAACATCCCCGAAAACTCATTCCGCATATTTGTTCTTCGATCTTAGAAAACCACCCACTGACTTTAAGTGATCCTGAAACTTCCCGGGATTTCGTTCATATTTATGATGCCCTTGAAATGATCCTTGATGGCCTCTTAGGAATTCAGCCCCAAGATTATGGAGAGGCCTACAATGTTTGCACGGGCGAACAAACTTCACTCAAAAACGTCGCCGATATTTTGGCGAAAGAATTTGATTTTAAGAATCTGCGCTGGAGTTCTGGAGTCGCTAAATCTTGGGATCTAAAAACCTGGGTGGGATCTACAGAAAAAACTTTCAAACGCTTCGGATGGCAAGCCAAAATCTCGTTTGCGGCGGGTTTAAAGCAAACGTTAGAATATTACCAAGAACATCGGTTTTTACTTAATAACGAATTCTTCTTACCTCGCAAAAAGATTTCCGTGATCGCGCCCTGCTATATGGACTTACAAAGCATTCCGATCTTGTTTGAACGCTTGCGCGTGGTGTTTGAAAACCTGAAATATGATTTTGAGTTTATCGTGATTGATGACGTCAGTCCCGATGGTGCCTACGAAAGCCTTAAAGAACATGCGCTGAAAGATGCCCGTTGGGTTTTAGCTAAACACACGCGCAACTTTGGCTCTCAGTCCATATTTATGCACGGCTTAGATATCGCCACTGGCGACGCGGTGGTGTTGATGGATGGGGACCTGCAGGATCCTCCGGAACTGATTCCTCAGTTTATTGAAAAATGGGAACAAGGTTTTGATCTTTGCTTAGGCAAACGCGTTTCTCGCGAGGAAGGCTTTTGGTTTTCGTTTAAATGCAAAGCCTTTTACCGTTTGTGGAATATCGTTTCACGCATTGATATTCCTCTTGATTGCGGAGATTTCGGTTTAATTTCTCGCGCGGCTGCGAAACAAATTGTTTCTTTCCGTACAAAAATCAAGCTATGGCGAACCTTACGCGCCTTCCCCGCTTACAAAACCGCTTTAGTTCCGTATCGTCGTCCTAATCGCGCCTTTGGTTTTAGCACCAACAGCAATCGCAAATTGATTATGTGGTCGCTAAAGTTTTTATTTTCTACGCCTAATTTCATCGCATTTTTTTACTTATTAGGCGGCCTGGCGGGGTTTTTATTTTTTGAAGACTCTTTGTTTTTCGTGATTCCTTATATTTTCTTAGGCTTGGCCCTCTTAGTGGCCTTGGTAAATTTGCTTTATTTAAAAAACTTCCAGTATCCGGAATACACCACCGAAGAGTTGATTCAAAAACAAATCCTGGTGCGATTCCCCGCGGGCGAACATGATCTCGGTCAAAGATGA
- a CDS encoding transketolase C-terminal domain-containing protein has product MKKYFFSWMREHLRHNPHCVLLLCDLGYPEALDLIALHPDHVINVGVAEQNAALLAKGLCSQGFEVFIYGISSFTLWRAAEGLRMYFDPTDRLRVIGNGGGFGYGIMGSSHHSLDDLGLVSLWRHWTSWIPRRDQELTSLLKKVSPLKGPHYIRLTNNDLPTTDEFCALSNTGGGERVTVVTYGPLLDLVLPVLKDDSDVQIFGINTWPLDVKTIQSHFEKSQRIVFFEEHQIEGSLSQKIASVLEGPRAGIHIHAISQSSTNGSRNYLLASQGFESQNIRRNVNSIKA; this is encoded by the coding sequence ATGAAGAAATATTTTTTTTCTTGGATGCGCGAACATTTGCGCCACAATCCTCACTGTGTTTTATTGCTTTGTGATTTGGGCTACCCCGAAGCTTTAGATCTGATTGCTTTACATCCTGATCACGTTATCAATGTCGGCGTGGCCGAACAAAATGCGGCTTTACTTGCTAAAGGACTTTGCTCACAGGGTTTTGAGGTTTTTATTTACGGCATTAGTTCTTTCACTTTGTGGAGAGCCGCCGAAGGCTTACGCATGTATTTTGACCCCACGGATCGTTTGCGCGTGATCGGTAATGGCGGTGGCTTTGGTTACGGCATCATGGGATCTTCCCATCACAGCCTTGATGATTTAGGACTGGTCAGCCTATGGCGACATTGGACTTCATGGATTCCCCGTCGCGACCAAGAACTCACGTCACTTCTTAAGAAAGTTTCGCCGCTAAAAGGTCCGCACTATATCCGACTGACTAATAATGATTTACCAACAACCGATGAGTTTTGTGCCCTTTCAAATACCGGGGGTGGTGAACGCGTCACCGTGGTGACTTATGGACCTTTGCTTGATCTTGTCCTACCGGTTCTTAAAGATGATTCTGACGTGCAGATCTTTGGCATCAACACATGGCCCTTGGACGTCAAAACCATTCAATCTCATTTTGAGAAATCCCAACGGATCGTGTTTTTTGAAGAGCACCAAATCGAAGGCAGCTTGTCTCAAAAAATAGCCTCTGTTTTGGAAGGGCCACGAGCTGGAATTCATATCCACGCCATCTCTCAATCAAGCACCAACGGCAGTCGCAACTATTTACTGGCCAGTCAGGGCTTTGAGAGTCAAAATATAAGAAGGAACGTCAATTCAATAAAAGCATAA
- a CDS encoding 1-deoxy-D-xylulose-5-phosphate synthase N-terminal domain-containing protein, which translates to MTTSLSAIRSELTQKLLQYHTERNLGHLGSCLSSLDILTALFWGPLKQDDHFILSKGHAASLLYLILNQKGLMTDAELAGSCRDGSIFGAHPPSTVPTPHPWWGFASGSLGCGVGLGSGVALAKKIRGEQSQVYVLISEGDLNEGSTWEALHFAAQNQLSNLHVLFDHNKTQALGSISNIYSLHHLEVSLDSMGWDMSRQNGHDVQSIHFSKASGPKPHFYIFDTRKNFGFEDRLTPVEAHYKNPPVVKP; encoded by the coding sequence ATGACTACAAGCCTCTCCGCCATTCGCAGCGAGCTCACTCAGAAGCTTCTTCAGTATCATACGGAACGCAATCTGGGCCATTTAGGGTCATGTTTGTCCTCATTGGATATTCTGACGGCCCTCTTTTGGGGACCTCTTAAACAAGACGATCACTTCATTCTTTCTAAGGGCCACGCGGCAAGTCTGCTTTATTTGATCCTAAACCAGAAAGGCTTAATGACGGACGCCGAACTTGCGGGAAGTTGCCGCGACGGTAGTATTTTTGGTGCTCATCCGCCGTCGACGGTTCCGACACCTCATCCATGGTGGGGATTTGCTTCGGGCAGTTTAGGTTGTGGTGTCGGCCTAGGTTCTGGTGTGGCTCTGGCAAAAAAAATCCGCGGTGAGCAAAGCCAAGTGTATGTTTTAATTTCTGAAGGAGATCTCAATGAAGGCTCGACCTGGGAGGCGTTGCACTTTGCCGCGCAAAATCAGCTTTCAAACTTACATGTTCTTTTTGATCATAACAAAACCCAAGCTTTAGGGAGCATCTCGAATATTTATTCGCTTCACCATCTTGAGGTGAGTTTAGATTCTATGGGCTGGGACATGTCTCGCCAAAATGGACACGACGTGCAAAGCATTCATTTCTCTAAAGCTTCCGGCCCCAAACCCCATTTTTATATTTTTGATACCCGTAAAAATTTTGGTTTTGAAGACCGTCTCACTCCAGTGGAGGCTCACTATAAAAACCCTCCCGTGGTGAAGCCATGA
- the ald gene encoding alanine dehydrogenase gives MIIGIPKEIKILENRVGITDAGVRQYVQEGHTVIIEKDAGVGSGISNEQFEKAGAKIIDTKKEVYAKADMIQKVKEPLPDEYELMKENQILYTYLHLAAEPKLTKVLCERKVKAIAYETIQLENGSLPLLTPMSEVAGRMATQIGAYYLQKDHGGKGILMGGVTGVKPGKVTIIGGGVVGTNAAKMAVGLGASVTILDVNTARLEYLDDIFQGRCMTLYSNAKNIEESVLDSDLVIGGVLITGHKAPTLVSKDMISKMSKGSVVVDVAVDQGGCIETCRPTSHQNPTYEVDGVIHYCVPNMPGAVPKTSTYALTNVTAKYGSMLAAMGVEDAIAKSPALFKGLNVYNGYVCYEPVARDLHMEYRPYK, from the coding sequence ATGATTATCGGTATTCCAAAAGAGATTAAAATCTTAGAAAACCGCGTCGGTATTACTGATGCTGGTGTTCGCCAGTATGTACAAGAAGGTCACACTGTCATCATCGAAAAAGACGCGGGTGTGGGTTCTGGTATTTCAAATGAACAGTTTGAAAAAGCGGGCGCTAAGATCATCGATACAAAAAAAGAAGTGTACGCGAAAGCGGACATGATCCAAAAAGTAAAAGAACCGCTTCCAGACGAATATGAGCTGATGAAGGAAAACCAAATCCTTTACACGTATCTTCACTTGGCCGCAGAACCAAAGCTCACGAAAGTTCTTTGCGAACGTAAAGTGAAAGCGATCGCTTACGAAACAATCCAACTTGAAAACGGTTCATTGCCTCTTTTGACGCCTATGTCTGAAGTTGCGGGACGTATGGCGACGCAAATCGGTGCGTACTACCTACAAAAAGATCACGGTGGAAAAGGGATCTTGATGGGTGGCGTGACAGGCGTAAAACCAGGCAAAGTCACGATCATCGGTGGTGGTGTGGTTGGTACGAACGCCGCAAAAATGGCGGTCGGCCTGGGGGCATCCGTGACGATCCTCGATGTGAACACGGCACGCTTAGAATATCTTGATGATATTTTCCAAGGTCGTTGCATGACTTTGTATTCAAACGCAAAAAACATCGAAGAGTCTGTTCTTGATTCAGACCTAGTCATCGGTGGCGTTTTGATCACGGGCCACAAAGCGCCAACTCTGGTTTCTAAAGACATGATTTCAAAAATGTCTAAAGGTTCTGTGGTTGTTGACGTCGCCGTGGATCAAGGTGGCTGTATCGAAACTTGCCGTCCAACGTCTCATCAAAACCCAACTTACGAAGTTGATGGCGTCATCCATTACTGCGTACCAAATATGCCAGGCGCGGTACCAAAAACTTCAACATACGCTTTGACTAACGTGACAGCGAAATACGGTTCTATGCTTGCAGCCATGGGTGTGGAAGACGCGATTGCAAAATCACCAGCATTGTTCAAAGGTTTGAACGTGTACAACGGTTACGTCTGCTACGAGCCCGTAGCGCGCGACCTGCACATGGAATATCGTCCTTACAAATAG